The Myxocyprinus asiaticus isolate MX2 ecotype Aquarium Trade chromosome 39, UBuf_Myxa_2, whole genome shotgun sequence genome window below encodes:
- the LOC127429470 gene encoding amyloid protein-binding protein 2, producing the protein MAAVELEWIPETLYNTSISAVVDNYSRARRDIRSLPENIQFDVYYKLYQQGRLCQLGGEFCELEVFAKVLRASDKRHLLHHCFQALMDHGVKVASVLANSFSRRCSYIAESDAHVKEKAIQFGFVLGGFLSDAGWYGDAEKVFLSCLQLCTLHDEVLHWYRAVECCVRLLHVRNGNCKYHLGEETFKLAQSYMDKLAKHGHQANKAALYGELCALLFAKSHYDEAYRWCIEAMREITVGLPVKVVVDVLRQASKACVVKREFRKAEQLIKHAVFLAREHFGHKHPKYSDTLLDYGFYLLNVDNICQSVAIYQTALDIRQSVFGGKNIHVATAHEDLAYSSYVHQYSSGKFDNALFHAERAIDIITHILPEDHLLLASSKRVKALILEEIAIDCHNKETEERLLQEAHDLHLSSLQLAKKAFGEFNVQTAKHYGNLGRLYQSMRKFKEAEEMHIKAIQIKEQLLGQEDYEVALSVGHLASLYNYDMNQYDDAERLYLRSIAIGKKLFGEGYSGLEYDYRGLIKLYNSVGNYEKVFEYHNILSNWNRLRDRQFAVADALEDVNTSPQATEQVVQSFLVSQSHGAGRSCLG; encoded by the exons ATGGCCGCGGTGGAGCTGGAATGGATCCCAGAGACCCTGTACAACACTTCTATCTCAGCCGTGGTCGATAACTACAGCCGAGCGCGACGGGACATCCGCTCTCTGCCTGAAAATATACAGTTTGATGTGTACTACAAG CTTTACCAGCAAGGCCGACTCTGCCAGCTGGGTGGGGAGTTCTGTGAGCTGGAGGTCTTTGCCAAAGTCCTCAGGGCCTCTGACAAAAG GCACCTCCTGCACCACTGCTTCCAGGCTCTGATGGATCACGGTGTGAAAGTCGCTTCAGTCCTGGCCAACTCCTTCAGCCGTAGATGTTCATACATTGCAGAGTCTGATGCGCATGTGAAAGAGAAAGCTATACAGTTCGGCTTTGTTTTAG GTGGCTTCTTATCAGATGCCGGCTGGTATGGAGATGCAGAGAAAGTCTTCCTGTCGTGCCTCCAGCTGTGCACACTACACGATGAGGTTCTACACTGGTATCGTGCGGTGGAGTGCTGTGTGAG GTTGCTTCATGTGCGTAATGGCAACTGCAAATATCACCTGGGAGAAGAAACCTTCAAGCTGGCCCAGTCTTATATGGACAAACTAGCCAAACACGGCCATCAGGCAAATAAGGCTGCTCTGTATGGAGAACTGTGTGCCTTGCTCTTTGCCAAAAGCCACTATGATGAG GCATATAGGTGGTGTATAGAGGCTATGAGGGAGATCACAGTTGGCTTACCTGTGAAAGTAGTAGTTGATGTTCTGAGACAAGCCTCTAAG GCTTGTGTTGTTAAGCGGGAGTTTAGGAAAGCTGAACAACTGATAAAGCATGCAGTGTTTTTAGCACG GGAGCATTTTGGGCACAAGCACCCGAAATACTCTGATACACTACTAGATTATGGATTTTATCTCTTAAACGTGGATAATATCTGTCAATCAGTGGCTATTTACCAG ACTGCACTCGATATTCGGCAGTCAGTGTTCGGAGGAAAGAATATCCATGTTGCCACGGCACATGAGGACCTGGCCTACTCTTCCTACGTCCATCAGTACAGTTCTGGTAAATTTGACAATGCACT ATTCCATGCAGAACGTGCCATAGACATCATAACTCACATACTCCCTGAAGACCATCTGCTGTTGGCCTCATCCAAGAGGGTGAAAG CCCTGATCCTGGAGGAGATCGCCATTGACTGCCATAACAAAGAAACGGAGGAACGTCTCCTGCAGGAGGCCCATGATCTGCACCTCTCCTCCCTCCAGTTGGCCAAAAAAGCCTTCGGAGAGTTTAACGTTCAGACGGCTAAACACTACGGCAACCTGGGCCGCCTCTACCAATCCATGCGCAAATTCAAG GAGGCAGAGGAGATGCACATCAAGGCCATTCAGATCAAGGAGCAGCTGTTGGGGCAGGAGGACTATGAGGTGGCTCTGTCAGTGGGACACTTGGCCTCACTCTACAACTATGACATGAATCAGTATGATGATGCCGAGCGCCTCTACTTGCGCTCCATCGCCATTG gcaagAAGCTGTTTGGGGAGGGTTACAGTGGACTGGAATATGACTACAGAGGCCTCATAAAACTGTACAACTCCGTTGGAAACTACGAGAAGGTCTTTGAGTATCACAACATTCTGTCCAACTGGAACCGTTTAAGGGACAGGCAGTTTGCCGTAGCTGACGCGCTGGAGGACGTCAACACGAGCCCCCAGGccacagagcaggtggtgcagtctTTCCTGGTGTCCCAGAGCCATGGAGCAGGACGCTCCTGCTTGGGCTAA